In Halobacteriovorax marinus SJ, the following proteins share a genomic window:
- a CDS encoding threonine aldolase family protein, protein MIDLRSDTVTKPSPKMLDSMMRAEVGDDVFNEDPSINALQVKACELFGMEAALFCPSGTMTNQIAIATHVGNLEEIILEKDSHIYQYEGGGIFHNSRASVKLLDGKSGKITAKQIRDAINPDDIHKPISRLVSLENTTNRGGGETYSLSELKEILEVVRQNNLKLHLDGARVFNAIIEEDYTPKDLGAIFDSISICLSKGLGAPVGSLLLGDKEFIAKAKRLRKVLGGGMRQAGFLAQAGIYALDNNIERLKEDHQLAKDIGELLSKFNFIEKVIPVRTNIIIFHLDEDVNPQEFLEYLKSKNILAVHFGGQAIRFVTHLDLEGDIISEINKVLSEFN, encoded by the coding sequence ATGATAGATTTAAGAAGCGATACAGTAACAAAACCCTCCCCAAAAATGCTAGACTCCATGATGAGAGCAGAAGTTGGAGATGATGTCTTCAATGAAGACCCGAGTATAAACGCACTCCAGGTAAAGGCCTGTGAATTATTTGGTATGGAGGCGGCCCTCTTTTGTCCGAGCGGAACGATGACCAATCAAATTGCCATTGCCACTCACGTTGGAAACCTAGAAGAAATTATTCTAGAGAAAGACTCTCATATTTATCAATATGAAGGCGGTGGGATCTTTCACAACTCAAGGGCAAGCGTAAAGCTTCTAGACGGAAAGAGTGGAAAAATCACGGCCAAGCAAATACGAGATGCCATCAATCCAGATGACATTCACAAACCTATTTCAAGGCTAGTCTCTCTAGAAAATACAACAAATAGAGGTGGCGGCGAAACATATAGCCTAAGTGAATTAAAAGAAATTCTAGAAGTGGTCAGACAGAATAATCTAAAGCTTCACCTAGATGGGGCGAGAGTCTTTAATGCCATTATTGAAGAGGACTACACACCTAAAGATCTTGGAGCTATCTTTGATTCCATTTCTATCTGCCTCTCTAAAGGTTTAGGGGCACCTGTTGGATCTCTTCTTCTTGGGGATAAAGAATTTATAGCGAAGGCTAAGAGGCTTAGAAAAGTTCTCGGCGGTGGTATGAGACAAGCTGGCTTTCTCGCTCAAGCGGGAATCTACGCTCTCGACAATAATATTGAAAGACTCAAAGAAGATCATCAATTGGCCAAGGATATTGGAGAGCTTCTCTCAAAGTTTAACTTTATAGAGAAGGTCATTCCTGTAAGAACAAATATTATTATTTTTCACCTTGATGAGGATGTGAATCCACAAGAGTTTCTAGAGTATTTAAAGTCTAAAAATATTTTAGCGGTACACTTTGGTGGGCAGGCCATTCGATTTGTGACTCACCTTGATTTAGAGGGAGATATTATATCTGAAATTAATAAGGTACTTAGCGAGTTTAACTAA
- a CDS encoding DUF4423 domain-containing protein, which translates to MRETVEQPRISLFDFDDYRDYLVKVGMPDGLYSHTSNNLQSWANRLGYKSPSSLTMVIKGQRSPSFEMINALAEDLEMNMKERQYLMLLVQLEKANKKKKDTKEILEKIAELNSGSTAIALGLKEFSAISEWYFLAIKQLISMPCFIEDEDWIFKKLRKKVTPSQIRNALNIMTEMEAIGRDENGKLIVLKEGLLTTNDVPSSAIKRHHFGMINRALEAIEEQPVKERQVTSVTMRVKPEDVDAAKKAIFEFIKDFNNKFSTTEADELYQLNMQFFKHTREVVRH; encoded by the coding sequence ATGAGAGAAACTGTAGAACAACCTAGAATTTCACTTTTCGATTTCGATGATTATCGCGATTACCTCGTTAAAGTTGGTATGCCTGATGGTCTCTACTCTCATACTTCAAATAATCTTCAGTCTTGGGCTAACCGCCTAGGCTACAAATCTCCAAGTTCATTAACAATGGTCATCAAGGGACAACGCTCCCCTAGTTTTGAAATGATTAACGCTCTAGCTGAAGATCTAGAGATGAATATGAAAGAGAGGCAATATCTTATGCTTCTCGTCCAATTGGAGAAGGCCAATAAAAAGAAGAAAGACACAAAAGAAATCTTAGAGAAAATTGCTGAACTCAACTCTGGCTCAACGGCTATTGCACTTGGGTTAAAGGAATTCTCTGCCATTAGTGAATGGTACTTCTTGGCCATTAAACAATTGATATCTATGCCTTGTTTTATTGAAGATGAGGACTGGATTTTTAAAAAATTAAGAAAGAAAGTAACACCTTCTCAAATTCGAAATGCCCTAAATATAATGACTGAAATGGAAGCCATTGGTCGTGACGAGAATGGGAAATTAATAGTATTAAAAGAGGGACTTCTCACGACAAATGACGTGCCAAGTTCCGCAATTAAAAGACATCACTTTGGAATGATCAATAGGGCCCTAGAGGCAATTGAAGAACAACCTGTGAAAGAGAGACAGGTAACTTCAGTAACTATGAGAGTAAAACCAGAGGATGTAGACGCTGCCAAAAAAGCTATCTTTGAATTTATCAAAGACTTTAATAATAAATTTTCTACGACTGAAGCAGATGAACTCTACCAGTTGAATATGCAATTTTTCAAACATACACGTGAAGTTGTAAGACACTAG
- a CDS encoding Hsp20 family protein, with protein sequence MDKKWGYIGAFILGAIFAGSATFSVMDNSLEQERIKIVKLEKEIQDLNDGINIPNPFPSLNKQLNAMKKQFDEEMEDEESFFGGVAKSVQAFSAGMNSGEITEREDDKYLYYDIKVGSSEKNVINVNVRDGQLMVSGNIVNEVNNGGVKSSFSSSFTKSRSLPSNVDQNNFKLEENKEDGILTIKFEKI encoded by the coding sequence ATGGATAAGAAATGGGGTTATATCGGAGCATTTATTCTAGGTGCAATCTTTGCTGGTTCAGCGACTTTTAGTGTGATGGATAATTCTCTTGAGCAAGAGAGAATAAAAATCGTTAAATTAGAAAAAGAAATTCAAGATCTAAATGATGGCATTAATATTCCCAATCCATTTCCGAGTTTGAATAAGCAGTTAAATGCAATGAAAAAACAATTCGACGAAGAGATGGAGGATGAAGAATCTTTCTTTGGTGGAGTTGCTAAAAGTGTTCAGGCCTTTAGTGCTGGAATGAATAGTGGAGAAATCACTGAAAGAGAAGATGATAAGTATCTCTACTATGATATTAAAGTCGGAAGCTCTGAAAAGAACGTCATCAATGTAAATGTTAGAGATGGCCAGCTCATGGTCTCTGGAAATATTGTTAACGAAGTAAATAATGGGGGAGTGAAGAGCTCTTTTAGTTCATCATTTACAAAATCTAGAAGTCTACCAAGCAATGTAGATCAAAATAATTTTAAGTTAGAAGAAAATAAAGAGGATGGAATCCTCACAATTAAGTTTGAGAAAATCTAG
- a CDS encoding glutathione S-transferase family protein yields MKTLELISFDLCPFVQRSIITLLKKDIKHKVTHIDLKDKPEWFLKISPLGKVPCLRVDDEIIFESAVINEFLDEITGGEFLPDDPLEKAKLRAWSEFCSALTITQYSAMTAKDKETYEKNILLLQTQLGRLEQSITGRSTFHHSGFSLTDTCILPVLQRTKFLDDHFHTDILRSYPKLNTLGLAHLEQPYVLGSVPNDFNQRLLNYLNKAEVYIVK; encoded by the coding sequence ATGAAAACCTTAGAACTCATAAGCTTTGATTTATGCCCTTTTGTTCAAAGGTCGATTATTACCCTTTTGAAGAAAGACATTAAACACAAAGTCACACACATCGACTTAAAGGATAAGCCAGAGTGGTTTCTAAAAATTTCTCCCCTTGGGAAAGTACCCTGCTTAAGAGTTGATGATGAGATTATTTTTGAAAGCGCTGTCATCAACGAGTTTCTAGATGAGATAACCGGAGGAGAATTTCTCCCAGACGATCCTCTAGAAAAGGCTAAACTTCGAGCCTGGTCTGAGTTTTGTAGCGCCCTTACAATAACTCAATATTCCGCCATGACGGCAAAGGACAAAGAAACTTATGAAAAGAATATTTTATTACTTCAAACACAACTTGGACGGCTTGAACAAAGTATTACAGGACGTTCAACATTCCATCATTCAGGTTTCTCTCTCACCGATACCTGTATACTCCCAGTCCTACAAAGGACGAAGTTTCTAGACGATCACTTCCATACAGATATTCTACGAAGCTATCCTAAATTAAATACACTGGGCCTAGCACATTTGGAGCAACCCTATGTGCTAGGTTCAGTGCCTAACGATTTTAACCAAAGATTATTGAACTATTTAAACAAAGCGGAAGTTTATATAGTGAAATAA
- a CDS encoding MATE family efflux transporter produces the protein MKAQLTQGDITKQLVSLAGPMIFGVFSIIIFNLVDTYYIGKLGHRELAAVAFTFPIPLIVGAVAFGIGIAATSFVSMALGSGRSHEVARYATDSISMVVILGIILAIIGELTIEPLFLFMGAPKDLIPLIAEYMRVWYLSIPLIVIPMTGNSVIRAMGNTKFPAMVMAVAGLGNFIFDPLLIFGIGPFPAMGLKGAAVATAISRFFTLIAALYVLRKKYDVLTNPFIPFKQLLDNWRKITQVAFPAFLNNLVNPIAMFILTKLVASHGEIVVAGFGVGTRIESLFAIVLIGVAASLSPFVGQNYGAKKYSRIRKAIYLANKYSALWIFICGIFLMFLADGLVRVFNDNPKVIEVASTYLKIMIFSIIGLALMQNSVASHNSIGKSKTSLTINLLRIFVIHLPLAIVLGNLFSYEGIYWAGFIANFLGGIIGSFFLYKLFQKFPAEDPI, from the coding sequence ATGAAAGCACAATTGACGCAAGGAGATATCACTAAGCAACTTGTCTCATTAGCTGGGCCAATGATCTTTGGTGTCTTTTCAATCATTATTTTTAATCTCGTCGATACATACTATATCGGAAAATTGGGACATAGAGAGTTGGCCGCAGTGGCCTTCACGTTTCCTATTCCGCTCATAGTTGGTGCTGTTGCTTTTGGTATTGGGATCGCGGCGACTTCATTCGTTTCGATGGCCCTTGGCTCTGGGCGCTCTCACGAAGTTGCACGCTATGCTACTGACAGTATTTCTATGGTTGTTATCCTTGGGATAATTTTGGCCATTATTGGTGAGCTAACAATTGAGCCGCTCTTTCTCTTTATGGGTGCACCCAAAGATCTCATTCCTCTTATCGCAGAGTATATGCGCGTTTGGTATCTCTCTATTCCTCTCATTGTGATTCCAATGACAGGCAATAGTGTTATTAGAGCAATGGGAAATACAAAGTTTCCTGCCATGGTGATGGCCGTTGCAGGGCTTGGAAATTTTATTTTTGATCCACTTCTCATTTTTGGTATTGGACCGTTTCCGGCCATGGGACTAAAGGGAGCAGCAGTGGCGACAGCCATCTCTCGCTTCTTTACTTTGATTGCGGCCCTCTATGTTTTAAGAAAGAAATACGATGTTCTTACGAATCCTTTTATTCCTTTTAAACAACTCTTAGATAATTGGAGAAAGATTACTCAAGTTGCGTTCCCTGCGTTTTTAAATAATTTAGTTAATCCAATTGCAATGTTTATACTTACAAAACTAGTGGCCTCTCATGGTGAAATTGTTGTGGCCGGCTTTGGAGTGGGGACGAGAATAGAGTCTCTCTTTGCTATTGTTTTAATCGGTGTTGCAGCTTCGCTCTCTCCATTTGTGGGACAGAATTATGGAGCGAAGAAGTACTCGCGAATTAGAAAGGCTATATACTTGGCCAATAAATATTCTGCTCTATGGATTTTTATTTGCGGAATTTTTCTTATGTTCTTAGCTGATGGACTCGTTCGCGTATTTAACGACAACCCAAAAGTTATTGAAGTGGCCAGTACATATTTAAAGATTATGATCTTCTCAATTATTGGTCTTGCTCTCATGCAAAACTCTGTAGCCTCACATAATTCCATTGGAAAATCTAAGACTTCGTTAACGATTAATCTTCTAAGAATTTTTGTGATCCACCTTCCACTGGCCATTGTGCTTGGAAATCTCTTCTCGTATGAGGGAATTTATTGGGCCGGCTTTATCGCCAACTTCCTTGGTGGAATCATTGGCTCTTTCTTTCTCTATAAGCTCTTTCAGAAGTTTCCAGCAGAAGACCCTATCTAA
- a CDS encoding trypsin-like serine protease, translated as MRVSLILLSLLILSSCSKSEQAASGAGKELIASSIYGGDRVEEGKWKSVVSISKLNYKDEVTTSFCTGTLIDKKTVLSAAHCFKRVKDYYLRSAAITLDNIDAKERSFIRIKNVRIHPDYTGENSASDFALIDLESEANVSDDEILPIYTSTDYEKGQGVELVGFGKTEAGTNGIKFEVSTQIREDLQTEFSAGGNGKDTCAGDSGGPLFIKNEEGIFALAGVTSRTPDDANSYCGDKTIYGKAAHAMKWIESERLIDKALALNSKESIDVLKLAAKSFRKYYKVYQHLGEYYLKFSMHDLAESALLKAIILRKDDKRSLDLLRELYSVTGDIDKEITILKRLLFLSPGEESYFLRLDFFGQTSEAEITRGLGRFRSGDIHMALADLELHRDNSRAAFVLSFCEFKSRNYEEAKIILNSIKEEIPFVDIRDSRGDSFLMAAVFEGEEEIVRELLRFKPNLKVKDSYGNNLAQIAWWAKEFSLVKLMVSLGVEWNANDYFQQFIYFIQGERISEVRFFLDMGVDINLVGPKGERAINLARETGNLELIKLIENYGKE; from the coding sequence GTGCGCGTAAGCTTAATTCTACTTTCACTACTCATTCTTAGTTCTTGCTCAAAGAGCGAACAGGCCGCTAGTGGTGCTGGGAAAGAGTTGATTGCCTCATCTATTTATGGGGGCGATAGAGTTGAAGAGGGAAAGTGGAAGAGTGTCGTCTCCATTTCAAAACTTAATTATAAAGACGAAGTGACAACAAGCTTTTGTACGGGAACGCTTATTGATAAGAAAACAGTACTAAGTGCTGCTCACTGTTTTAAGCGCGTGAAAGATTACTACCTGCGCTCGGCCGCAATCACTCTAGATAATATAGACGCTAAAGAGAGAAGCTTTATCAGAATTAAGAATGTGAGAATTCATCCTGACTATACGGGAGAGAATTCTGCTAGTGACTTTGCTCTCATTGACCTTGAGAGCGAGGCAAATGTGTCTGACGATGAGATTCTTCCTATCTACACATCTACTGACTATGAAAAAGGTCAAGGTGTAGAGTTAGTTGGTTTTGGAAAAACGGAAGCTGGTACAAATGGAATAAAGTTTGAAGTCTCTACGCAGATTAGAGAAGACTTACAAACTGAGTTCAGTGCTGGTGGGAACGGAAAGGATACTTGTGCTGGCGACTCTGGTGGTCCGCTCTTTATTAAAAATGAAGAGGGTATCTTTGCACTGGCGGGAGTAACTTCAAGAACTCCCGATGATGCTAATTCCTATTGTGGTGATAAAACAATTTATGGAAAAGCTGCTCACGCGATGAAGTGGATTGAAAGTGAGAGGCTTATAGATAAAGCGCTAGCACTGAACTCTAAAGAGTCTATCGACGTTTTAAAGTTGGCAGCGAAATCTTTTCGTAAGTACTATAAAGTCTATCAGCACCTTGGAGAGTATTATCTAAAATTCTCCATGCATGATTTAGCGGAGTCAGCTCTTCTTAAGGCGATTATTCTAAGAAAGGATGACAAGAGATCGCTAGATCTTCTTAGGGAACTCTATTCAGTGACTGGCGATATCGATAAGGAAATTACAATTTTAAAGAGATTACTCTTTCTCTCTCCGGGAGAAGAGTCTTACTTTCTTCGTTTAGATTTCTTTGGTCAGACGAGTGAGGCAGAAATCACTCGAGGGCTTGGTCGCTTTAGAAGTGGTGATATCCACATGGCACTAGCTGATTTAGAACTGCACCGAGATAATAGTAGAGCGGCCTTTGTTCTTTCATTCTGTGAATTTAAGTCTAGAAATTACGAAGAGGCCAAGATCATTTTAAACTCAATAAAAGAAGAAATTCCCTTTGTCGATATCCGCGATAGTAGAGGTGATAGCTTTCTTATGGCCGCTGTGTTTGAAGGGGAAGAAGAGATTGTTCGAGAGCTTCTACGATTTAAACCCAACCTAAAGGTGAAGGATAGTTATGGAAATAACTTGGCCCAAATCGCATGGTGGGCAAAGGAATTCTCTCTTGTAAAATTAATGGTCTCCCTTGGAGTTGAGTGGAATGCCAATGACTACTTCCAACAATTTATCTACTTCATTCAAGGAGAGAGAATTTCCGAAGTTAGATTTTTCTTAGATATGGGAGTTGATATCAATTTAGTAGGGCCAAAGGGTGAAAGAGCGATTAACCTAGCTAGAGAAACCGGAAACCTTGAACTCATAAAGTTGATTGAAAACTATGGCAAAGAATAG
- a CDS encoding siderophore-interacting protein, producing the protein MAKNREQYKSKILKTELITPNLRRLTVDIAGLEHIDSNARGGYIKLAVMRDGEELKRSISIAEVDTEKKVMALDFVNHGGAGPAAQFAREATVNSEITFYGPGPRRDVDTTCSEYIFVGDMTAFPALKAQLELMKERNEAKKCHVIVEAKSSEDFSYFSKLEDYEHFDFTFIEGNFTALSLLENLKKTSIDTSKNLSLWCAGERLAINEIRGYLRENSELNFEDKYTSSYWQCGLDQSEHSKLKKTDVI; encoded by the coding sequence ATGGCAAAGAATAGAGAACAATATAAATCAAAAATCCTAAAAACAGAATTAATCACACCTAACCTCAGAAGACTGACAGTTGATATTGCTGGGCTTGAACATATTGATTCAAATGCTAGAGGTGGTTATATAAAGCTAGCGGTCATGAGAGACGGTGAGGAACTAAAGAGAAGTATCTCTATCGCTGAAGTAGACACTGAAAAGAAAGTCATGGCGCTCGATTTTGTTAATCACGGCGGAGCTGGTCCAGCAGCGCAATTTGCTAGAGAGGCCACGGTAAATAGTGAGATCACTTTCTACGGGCCAGGACCTAGAAGAGATGTGGACACAACATGTTCTGAGTATATTTTCGTAGGAGATATGACAGCGTTTCCCGCTCTTAAAGCTCAACTTGAATTAATGAAAGAGAGAAATGAAGCAAAGAAATGTCACGTTATCGTAGAGGCGAAATCTAGTGAGGACTTCTCATACTTTTCTAAACTAGAGGATTATGAGCACTTTGATTTTACATTCATTGAAGGGAATTTCACGGCACTTTCGCTACTTGAAAACTTAAAGAAGACTTCCATCGATACTTCTAAGAACCTCTCTCTTTGGTGCGCCGGTGAGCGCTTGGCGATCAATGAAATTCGCGGCTATCTAAGAGAGAATAGTGAGCTAAATTTTGAAGATAAGTATACGAGTAGCTATTGGCAATGTGGCCTAGATCAGAGTGAGCATTCAAAATTAAAGAAAACGGATGTTATTTAA
- a CDS encoding DUF1304 domain-containing protein yields MILTAKIFTALVALLHFFFLILEMFHWDRPLGLKVFGHKLEAARSSKVLAANQGLYNGFLSASLVYGLYKGGQIGHQFQVFFLICVVVAGVYGALTASRKIFFIQSLPALIALLLTYFYPDTVASHIKSFF; encoded by the coding sequence ATGATTCTAACTGCAAAGATTTTCACCGCACTCGTTGCCCTACTGCACTTCTTCTTTCTCATCCTAGAGATGTTTCACTGGGATAGGCCACTTGGGTTGAAAGTCTTTGGACACAAGCTTGAAGCGGCTAGAAGCTCAAAGGTCTTGGCCGCCAATCAAGGGCTCTATAACGGATTCTTGAGTGCTAGCCTCGTTTACGGACTTTATAAAGGCGGACAAATTGGTCACCAATTTCAGGTCTTCTTCCTCATTTGCGTCGTCGTTGCGGGAGTCTACGGTGCCCTTACGGCCTCAAGGAAAATCTTCTTTATTCAGTCACTTCCGGCGCTTATTGCCCTTCTTCTCACGTACTTTTACCCAGATACAGTAGCTAGTCACATAAAGAGCTTTTTTTAA
- a CDS encoding helix-turn-helix domain-containing protein has product MKKVRRHHKVIITPQAKVLKSLREKKKLSTREVAEALGLSGSYISQIENGRTNVPSGERMLSLLELYGIKPKYFKQLVKEWKDGPNELVKAQELLSSLQESELKIAINLLDLLASKKIDSKQIELLETMLSHFS; this is encoded by the coding sequence GTGAAAAAAGTTAGAAGACACCATAAGGTCATCATCACTCCCCAAGCAAAGGTCTTAAAATCTTTGCGTGAGAAGAAGAAACTCTCAACGAGGGAGGTAGCCGAGGCCCTTGGACTTTCGGGGTCATATATCTCACAGATTGAAAATGGACGAACTAATGTTCCTAGTGGAGAGCGAATGCTTTCTCTCTTAGAGCTATACGGGATAAAGCCAAAATACTTTAAACAGCTTGTTAAAGAATGGAAGGATGGGCCAAATGAATTGGTAAAGGCCCAAGAGCTTCTCTCGTCACTTCAAGAGAGTGAGTTAAAGATAGCTATAAATTTACTTGATTTATTAGCATCAAAGAAAATTGACTCAAAACAGATTGAGCTACTTGAAACTATGTTGAGTCATTTTAGTTAG
- a CDS encoding tyrosine-type recombinase/integrase yields the protein MKKELQEELEELYQAYLNPPSNIWKEAKKQYYGYMNKENSLETLYNRKCVLEKHTKQWDDRPIETISYNDVLGLITTLESNKHEVLKYIKQVFNLQVDMRTIPSNPASKITFPKKTDRKLQAMTVGEITKLLTYMKEVDHSWFSIFYVTYQFGLRHGEALGIKFSDIDWERNHLFIQRAWKKKEKIWGPPKNGTSRFVPMNSQVREYLLKLYKGKHEDEFILPRIKKWEGGKGAEVLKEIQRHIGIKLTNYHSLRASFITHLLRKGQDIISVQEMVGHKELKTTMGYIRLDGSDLQGCTDKIEMDINIFDDSEQIQENVISFPTTKKSSN from the coding sequence ATGAAGAAGGAGTTACAAGAAGAACTAGAAGAACTTTATCAAGCCTATCTCAATCCACCTTCAAACATTTGGAAAGAAGCTAAAAAGCAATACTATGGATACATGAACAAAGAGAACTCACTTGAAACCCTTTACAATAGAAAGTGTGTTTTAGAAAAACATACTAAACAATGGGATGATAGACCTATTGAGACTATATCTTATAATGATGTTTTAGGACTTATTACAACCTTGGAGTCCAACAAGCACGAAGTTCTAAAATACATAAAACAAGTGTTCAACTTGCAGGTAGACATGAGAACAATTCCAAGCAACCCTGCTTCTAAAATTACTTTTCCAAAAAAGACTGACCGTAAACTACAGGCTATGACGGTTGGAGAAATAACTAAGCTTCTCACATATATGAAAGAAGTCGACCATTCTTGGTTCTCCATATTTTATGTCACCTATCAATTTGGCTTAAGACATGGAGAAGCTCTAGGAATAAAGTTCTCTGATATTGATTGGGAAAGAAACCATCTTTTCATCCAAAGAGCATGGAAAAAGAAAGAGAAGATATGGGGGCCTCCAAAGAACGGAACATCAAGGTTCGTTCCAATGAACTCACAGGTTAGAGAGTATCTATTAAAGCTTTATAAAGGAAAGCATGAAGATGAATTTATCCTACCAAGAATAAAGAAATGGGAAGGCGGGAAAGGTGCTGAGGTATTAAAAGAGATTCAGAGACATATTGGAATCAAACTAACAAACTATCACTCACTAAGAGCAAGCTTTATTACGCACCTTCTTAGAAAGGGCCAAGACATCATTTCGGTTCAAGAGATGGTTGGTCATAAAGAGTTAAAGACAACAATGGGCTATATAAGGCTTGATGGAAGTGACCTTCAGGGGTGTACTGACAAGATTGAAATGGACATCAATATCTTTGATGACTCTGAACAAATTCAGGAAAATGTTATTAGCTTTCCCACGACAAAGAAAAGCTCTAACTAA
- a CDS encoding site-specific integrase — MQTKEKITHKSTQAISQEKIQAFLSTLKEEGSHLFPLFSTQYYLGLRTRETLGLREDSFLPETNEFDVFRELDTRTCPNGSIIDSCEEASSPRKILIPPQILPFFIHRTLFSFFAVIGDKRLLLIRQMRQKFKEHFPQANLATLRTSRIIHLYQDGVDKKELMRTMGFKSSQTIDRYINQAHTQV; from the coding sequence ATGCAAACCAAAGAAAAAATAACTCACAAATCTACTCAGGCCATCTCACAAGAGAAGATTCAAGCCTTTCTATCTACTTTAAAAGAAGAAGGTTCTCACCTCTTTCCCTTGTTCTCAACACAATATTATCTAGGGTTAAGGACAAGAGAGACCCTAGGTCTAAGAGAGGACTCTTTTTTACCTGAAACTAACGAATTTGATGTCTTCAGAGAGTTGGATACAAGAACTTGTCCTAATGGTTCTATAATAGACTCATGTGAAGAAGCTTCTTCTCCAAGAAAAATCTTAATCCCACCCCAAATACTACCTTTCTTTATCCATAGAACACTCTTTAGTTTTTTTGCCGTTATAGGAGATAAGAGACTCCTTCTCATAAGGCAAATGAGGCAAAAGTTCAAAGAGCACTTTCCACAGGCTAACTTGGCGACTCTTAGAACTTCTCGCATCATTCATCTTTATCAAGATGGTGTCGATAAGAAAGAGTTAATGAGAACTATGGGCTTTAAGTCATCACAAACGATTGATAGATATATCAATCAAGCACATACCCAAGTTTAA
- a CDS encoding helix-turn-helix domain-containing protein produces MNNTSDTQYFTAKEFAKIIRVSVKTLYNKVYEGELEPSRLFSNRGPYRFTQKDLEEYNKTNHRSKKCKPKKK; encoded by the coding sequence ATGAATAATACATCTGATACTCAATACTTCACTGCAAAAGAGTTTGCTAAGATAATCAGGGTTTCAGTTAAAACTCTATATAACAAGGTTTATGAGGGAGAGCTTGAACCAAGTAGGCTTTTCTCTAACAGAGGCCCATATAGGTTTACTCAGAAAGACCTTGAAGAGTACAACAAAACTAATCACAGGAGTAAAAAATGCAAACCAAAGAAAAAATAA
- a CDS encoding helix-turn-helix domain-containing protein, protein MNDDELKIGKVLTALMKKKGITFNKLSDATGVSSSNLKSWSANANPKSWTQLKVVADFFGVDIEYLLFGKSNNELINLEDILTEKIFEGWVKISVEKIASGRPIVKKPSFEDE, encoded by the coding sequence ATGAATGACGATGAACTTAAAATTGGTAAAGTGCTCACAGCACTTATGAAGAAGAAAGGTATCACCTTCAATAAACTTTCAGATGCCACAGGTGTATCTAGCTCCAATTTAAAAAGTTGGTCTGCAAATGCTAACCCTAAGTCTTGGACTCAACTCAAAGTCGTTGCTGATTTTTTTGGTGTAGATATTGAATATCTACTCTTTGGAAAAAGTAATAACGAGCTTATTAATCTTGAAGATATTCTCACTGAAAAGATTTTTGAAGGTTGGGTCAAAATTTCAGTAGAGAAAATTGCTTCGGGTAGGCCAATTGTAAAAAAACCAAGCTTTGAAGACGAGTAG
- a CDS encoding recombinase family protein, whose translation MKEQRYVALYVRTSTKHQAKGNVSQRMYLERYCKQNGIENYKIYSDENFSGRLAVNKRPSLDKLMSEVQEGLVSKIVTVSLSRVSRSLKDLLSIIQKLQDNDCEFESLTESFNINSIHGRLVMSILGAVSTLESEICGERTRIGLQACREKGIQLGRKRSLSHEKIIQTATMTDLSVRAIAKLHGCSPSSVSRILSKHKREAEEK comes from the coding sequence ATGAAAGAACAAAGATATGTAGCACTCTATGTCAGGACTTCAACTAAGCACCAAGCGAAAGGTAACGTCTCGCAAAGAATGTACCTTGAACGCTACTGCAAACAAAACGGGATAGAGAATTACAAAATCTACTCAGATGAGAATTTCTCTGGTCGATTAGCGGTAAACAAAAGGCCCTCACTAGATAAATTGATGTCTGAAGTTCAAGAGGGTCTTGTCAGTAAAATCGTTACTGTGTCGCTTTCAAGAGTCAGTCGTTCACTTAAAGACCTTTTATCAATCATTCAAAAACTTCAAGATAACGATTGCGAGTTTGAAAGCCTCACAGAATCGTTTAATATTAATAGCATTCATGGCCGACTTGTAATGTCGATTTTGGGTGCTGTATCAACTCTCGAATCTGAAATCTGCGGGGAACGCACCCGAATTGGCCTTCAAGCTTGCAGAGAAAAAGGTATTCAATTAGGTCGCAAGCGCTCACTCTCACACGAAAAAATAATTCAAACCGCAACAATGACAGACCTCTCAGTTAGAGCAATTGCAAAATTACATGGATGCTCACCATCATCTGTGAGTCGTATTTTATCTAAACACAAGAGAGAAGCTGAAGAAAAATAA